One window from the genome of Mumia sp. ZJ1417 encodes:
- a CDS encoding RNA polymerase sigma factor, with protein sequence MTSGEGAARAAVEAVWRIEAGRLVAGLARVTGDVGLAEELAQDALVVALEQWPTAGIPPNPTGWLMTTAKNRAIDGARRRATYQRKLEQVGRDTEIATHPGDEVEDALDDDIGDDLLRLIFTACHPALSVESRVALTLRCVGGLSTSEIARGFLIPEKTAGQRISRAKKALTDRGVVFAMPDAAERAARLRSVREVVFLIFNEGYAAQAGDDWMRPALCHEALRLARLLTTLVPDDPEGHGFVALLELQASRLPARTTPDGHPVLLLDQDRRRWDRTLLRRGLEALARAEELASAPGPDGPALGPYAIQAEIAACHARAAHADDTDWRRIAALYVLLRHAWPSPVVELNRAVAVGFAEGPERGLAVVDAIAGTPAMASYPQLPAVRADLLARLGRTTEAREAYEQAAALSGNLREREVYAAKATALSG encoded by the coding sequence GTGACATCCGGCGAGGGGGCGGCGCGCGCTGCGGTCGAGGCGGTGTGGCGGATCGAGGCCGGCCGGCTCGTCGCCGGACTCGCACGCGTGACCGGTGACGTCGGGCTCGCCGAGGAGCTCGCGCAGGATGCCCTCGTCGTCGCGCTCGAGCAGTGGCCGACGGCGGGCATCCCGCCGAACCCCACAGGGTGGCTGATGACCACCGCCAAGAACCGCGCGATCGACGGCGCGCGGCGTCGCGCCACCTACCAGCGCAAGCTCGAGCAGGTCGGACGCGACACCGAGATCGCGACGCACCCCGGCGACGAGGTCGAGGACGCGCTCGACGACGACATCGGCGACGACCTCCTGCGGCTGATCTTCACCGCGTGCCATCCGGCGCTGTCGGTGGAGTCCCGCGTCGCGCTGACCCTGCGGTGCGTCGGCGGGCTGAGCACGAGCGAGATTGCGCGCGGTTTCCTGATCCCGGAGAAGACCGCGGGCCAACGCATCTCGCGGGCGAAGAAGGCGCTGACCGACCGCGGCGTCGTCTTCGCGATGCCCGATGCGGCCGAGCGGGCAGCACGGCTGCGCTCGGTGAGGGAGGTCGTCTTCCTCATCTTCAACGAGGGGTACGCCGCGCAGGCAGGCGACGACTGGATGCGCCCGGCGCTGTGCCACGAGGCGCTGCGCCTCGCCCGGTTGCTCACGACACTCGTACCGGATGATCCCGAGGGTCACGGGTTCGTCGCCCTCCTTGAGCTCCAGGCCTCACGCCTCCCGGCCCGGACCACTCCCGATGGACATCCCGTCCTCCTCCTCGACCAGGACCGGCGGCGCTGGGATCGCACGCTCCTCCGTCGAGGGCTCGAGGCGCTCGCCCGCGCGGAGGAGCTCGCGAGCGCCCCCGGACCGGACGGGCCCGCGCTCGGCCCATACGCGATCCAGGCCGAGATCGCCGCCTGCCACGCGCGTGCGGCACACGCGGACGACACCGACTGGAGGCGCATCGCCGCCCTTTACGTCCTTCTGCGGCACGCCTGGCCGTCGCCGGTCGTCGAGCTCAACCGCGCGGTCGCCGTCGGTTTTGCCGAAGGTCCCGAGCGGGGGCTCGCCGTCGTCGACGCGATCGCCGGAACGCCCGCGATGGCCTCGTACCCGCAGCTCCCCGCGGTCCGCGCCGACCTGCTCGCCCGCCTCGGTCGCACCACGGAGGCGCGGGAGGCGTACGAGCAGGCGGCTGCGCTGTCGGGCAACCTGCGGGAGCGCGAGGTGTACGCCGCGAAGGCCACTGCCCTGTCCGGCTGA
- a CDS encoding YciI family protein, translating into MRYLVILDGTPPEGPPPPELMEAIMTLGAEATSSGAMLDNAGLAPSAFGARVDLTGGEITVADGPFTEAKELISYALYEVRTKEEAVEWARRFLAVHQEHWPAWEGSARVVKIFGPEDFAPPA; encoded by the coding sequence ATGCGTTACCTCGTCATTCTCGACGGAACCCCGCCCGAAGGCCCCCCGCCGCCCGAGCTCATGGAGGCGATCATGACCCTCGGTGCCGAGGCGACCAGCTCGGGCGCGATGCTCGACAACGCCGGGCTCGCCCCCAGCGCGTTCGGCGCCCGTGTGGACCTCACCGGCGGCGAGATCACCGTCGCCGACGGCCCGTTCACCGAGGCGAAGGAACTCATCAGCTATGCGCTGTACGAGGTCCGTACGAAGGAAGAGGCGGTCGAGTGGGCGCGCCGGTTCCTCGCGGTCCACCAGGAGCACTGGCCCGCGTGGGAGGGGAGTGCCCGCGTCGTGAAGATCTTCGGCCCGGAGGACTTCGCGCCCCCCGCCTGA
- a CDS encoding DUF998 domain-containing protein, which translates to MATTTRTPETHGTTRTHNDCDPATRVTRSLLGYGVLAGPFYVSVALAQVFTRDGFDPAVHQWSMLALGDHGWIQVANLTLTGLMLVAFAVGLGRALTPGRGARWAPRLVAAYGISLVAAGAFRADAAYGFPVGTAEGPGDISWHGMLHLAAGAVGFTCLAVACFVLARRYTADGRLTWAVFSRIVGVVFLAGFGAVAVGAGAAAANLAFTAAIVLVFGWITAVALDRYRRTVSPS; encoded by the coding sequence ATGGCCACCACGACACGCACACCCGAGACCCACGGCACCACCCGTACGCACAACGACTGCGACCCCGCGACCCGCGTCACCAGGTCGCTCCTCGGGTACGGCGTGCTCGCCGGCCCGTTCTACGTGAGCGTCGCGCTCGCCCAGGTGTTCACGCGGGACGGCTTCGACCCGGCAGTCCATCAGTGGAGCATGCTGGCGCTCGGCGACCACGGCTGGATCCAGGTCGCGAACCTCACCCTCACGGGCCTCATGCTCGTCGCCTTCGCGGTCGGCCTGGGGCGGGCGCTGACCCCTGGACGCGGAGCTCGCTGGGCCCCGCGCCTCGTGGCGGCGTACGGGATCTCGCTGGTCGCGGCGGGTGCCTTCCGCGCCGACGCGGCGTACGGGTTCCCGGTCGGCACCGCCGAGGGGCCTGGCGACATCTCGTGGCACGGGATGCTCCATCTCGCCGCGGGTGCAGTCGGCTTCACCTGCCTCGCCGTCGCGTGCTTCGTGCTGGCCCGGCGCTACACGGCCGACGGGCGTCTCACGTGGGCCGTCTTCTCGCGGATCGTCGGAGTCGTCTTCCTCGCCGGCTTCGGTGCTGTTGCCGTCGGCGCGGGCGCTGCCGCCGCTAACCTCGCGTTCACCGCCGCCATCGTCCTCGTCTTCGGGTGGATCACCGCCGTCGCGCTGGACCGCTACCGCCGCACCGTCTCCCCGTCCTGA